A DNA window from Syngnathus typhle isolate RoL2023-S1 ecotype Sweden linkage group LG2, RoL_Styp_1.0, whole genome shotgun sequence contains the following coding sequences:
- the ptpn11b gene encoding tyrosine-protein phosphatase non-receptor type 11b isoform X1: protein MTSRRWFHPNVTGFEAEQLLLTRGVHGSFLARPSKSNPGDFTLSVRRNDEVTHIKIQNSGDYYDLYGGEKFATLAELVQYYTEQQDLLRETNGHVIELKYPLNCKDPTSERWYHGHLSGRDAEKLLTEKGKAGSFLVRESQSKPGDFVLSVLTHEEKHENIDRKTKVTHVMIRSQQDGKYDVGGGERFDTLADLVDHYKKNPMVEKSGIVVHLKQPFNATRINAASIENRVRELNKVADNSEKPKQGFWEEFEVLQQQECKLLYPRKEGMKAENKSKNRYKNILPFDTTRVVIRDVDPDVPGSDYINANYIRGSHEEGRQVEEEKFFIATQGCLQNTVCDFWKMVHQENTHVIVMTTKERERGRNKCVPYWPILHATMKFGQVLVRNMDEREAQDYILRKLEVTRLDRREPLRYIWHYQYLSWPDHGVPNEPGGVLWFLEEINRTQRTIPESGPIVVHCSAGIGRTGTIIVIDILIDIINRQGLDCDIDIPKTIQRVRQQRSGMVQTEAQYKFIYMAVQQYIDTAQKRLEEEQRSKTKEREYSNIKYPPMANSRSKLNMASSRSSSVMTNDDSSSVYENINFKSPQTSFSSNTRR, encoded by the exons ATGACATCTCGCAG GTGGTTCCACCCCAACGTCACCGGATTTGAAGCAGAGCAGCTCCTGTTGACCCGGGGTGTCCACGGCAGTTTCCTGGCCCGGCCCAGCAAGAGCAATCCAGGGGATTTCACCCTTTCAGTCAG GCGCAACGATGAGGTGACCCACATCAAGATCCAGAACTCCGGAGACTACTATGACCTGTACGGGGGCGAGAAGTTTGCCACGCTGGCCGAGCTGGTGCAGTACTACACCGAACAACAGGACCTGCTACGCGAGACGAACGGTCATGTCATCGAGCTCAAGTATCCGCTCAACTGCAAAGACCCCACGTCCGAGAG ATGGTACCACGGCCACCTTTCTGGCCGAGACGCTGAGAAACTGCTCACCGAAAAAGGCAAGGCCGGCAGCTTCCTGGTTCGAGAGAGCCAGAGCAAACCAGGCGACTTTGTCCTCTCGGTCCTCACCCACGAGGAGAAGCACGAGAACATCGACCGCAAGACCAAGGTCACCCATGTGATGATCCGGTCCCAG CAGGATGGTAAATACGACGTAGGTGGTGGCGAGAGGTTCGACACCCTGGCAGACCTGGTGGATCACTACAAAAAGAATCCTATGGTGGAGAAGAGCGGCATCGTAGTGCACCTCAAGCAG CCCTTTAATGCCACGAGGATAAACGCAGCCAGCATTGAGAATCGAGTACGAGAGCTCAACAAGGTAGCAGACAATTCAGAGAAACCCAAACAAGGATTTTGGGAGGAGTTTGAG GTACTTCAACAACAAGAGTGCAAACTGCTGTATCCCCGGAAGGAGGGCATGAAAGCAGAAAACAAGAGTAAAAACAGATACAAGAATATCCTCCCCT TTGACACGACACGAGTTGTAATTCGAGATGTAGATCCAGATGTTCCCGGTTCAGACTACATTAACGCCAACTACATTCGA GGCTCGCATGAAGAAGGCCGccaggtggaggaggagaaatTCTTCATTGCCACCCAAGGGTGCCTACAAAATACAGTTTGTGACTTCTGGAAGATGGTACATCAAGAGAACACACACGTCATTGTCATGACcacaaaggaaagagagagaggacgG AACAAATGCGTCCCTTACTGGCCCATCCTTCACGCCACAATGAAGTTTGGACAGGTGCTGGTGAGAAACATGGACGAGCGAGAGGCTCAGGATTACATCCTGAGGAAGTTGGAGGTGACCCGTCTGGACCGG AGAGAACCTCTGAGATACATCTGGCACTACCAGTACCTGAGCTGGCCGGACCACGGAGTTCCCAATGAGCCCGGAGGGGTCCTTTGGTTTCTTGAGGAGATCAACCGGACCCAGAGGACCATTCCAGAATCTGGGCCCATTGTCGTCCACTGCAG CGCTGGAATCGGCAGGACTGGCACCATTATTGTCATTGACATCCTCATTGATATTATCAACCGCCAAG GCCTTGATTGTGATATTGACATCCCGAAGACCATCCAGAGAGTACGGCAGCAGAGGTCCGGCATGGTGCAGACAGAGGCTCAGTACAAGTTCATCTACATGGCCGTGCAGCAGTACATAGACACCGCCCAGAAGAGACTGGAGGAAGAGCAG AGGAGTAAGACGAAGGAGCGAGAGTATTCCAACATCAAATATCCGCCGATGGCCAATTCAAGGTCCAAACTTAACATGGCATCGTCACGCTCGTCGTCCGT AATGACAAACGACGATTCTTCAAGTGTGTATGAGAACATCAACTTTAAAAGTCCGCAGACGTCCTTCAGCAGTAACACCAGGAGGTAA
- the ptpn11b gene encoding tyrosine-protein phosphatase non-receptor type 11b isoform X2 yields MTSRRWFHPNVTGFEAEQLLLTRGVHGSFLARPSKSNPGDFTLSVRRNDEVTHIKIQNSGDYYDLYGGEKFATLAELVQYYTEQQDLLRETNGHVIELKYPLNCKDPTSERWYHGHLSGRDAEKLLTEKGKAGSFLVRESQSKPGDFVLSVLTHEEKHENIDRKTKVTHVMIRSQDGKYDVGGGERFDTLADLVDHYKKNPMVEKSGIVVHLKQPFNATRINAASIENRVRELNKVADNSEKPKQGFWEEFEVLQQQECKLLYPRKEGMKAENKSKNRYKNILPFDTTRVVIRDVDPDVPGSDYINANYIRGSHEEGRQVEEEKFFIATQGCLQNTVCDFWKMVHQENTHVIVMTTKERERGRNKCVPYWPILHATMKFGQVLVRNMDEREAQDYILRKLEVTRLDRREPLRYIWHYQYLSWPDHGVPNEPGGVLWFLEEINRTQRTIPESGPIVVHCSAGIGRTGTIIVIDILIDIINRQGLDCDIDIPKTIQRVRQQRSGMVQTEAQYKFIYMAVQQYIDTAQKRLEEEQRSKTKEREYSNIKYPPMANSRSKLNMASSRSSSVMTNDDSSSVYENINFKSPQTSFSSNTRR; encoded by the exons ATGACATCTCGCAG GTGGTTCCACCCCAACGTCACCGGATTTGAAGCAGAGCAGCTCCTGTTGACCCGGGGTGTCCACGGCAGTTTCCTGGCCCGGCCCAGCAAGAGCAATCCAGGGGATTTCACCCTTTCAGTCAG GCGCAACGATGAGGTGACCCACATCAAGATCCAGAACTCCGGAGACTACTATGACCTGTACGGGGGCGAGAAGTTTGCCACGCTGGCCGAGCTGGTGCAGTACTACACCGAACAACAGGACCTGCTACGCGAGACGAACGGTCATGTCATCGAGCTCAAGTATCCGCTCAACTGCAAAGACCCCACGTCCGAGAG ATGGTACCACGGCCACCTTTCTGGCCGAGACGCTGAGAAACTGCTCACCGAAAAAGGCAAGGCCGGCAGCTTCCTGGTTCGAGAGAGCCAGAGCAAACCAGGCGACTTTGTCCTCTCGGTCCTCACCCACGAGGAGAAGCACGAGAACATCGACCGCAAGACCAAGGTCACCCATGTGATGATCCGGTCCCAG GATGGTAAATACGACGTAGGTGGTGGCGAGAGGTTCGACACCCTGGCAGACCTGGTGGATCACTACAAAAAGAATCCTATGGTGGAGAAGAGCGGCATCGTAGTGCACCTCAAGCAG CCCTTTAATGCCACGAGGATAAACGCAGCCAGCATTGAGAATCGAGTACGAGAGCTCAACAAGGTAGCAGACAATTCAGAGAAACCCAAACAAGGATTTTGGGAGGAGTTTGAG GTACTTCAACAACAAGAGTGCAAACTGCTGTATCCCCGGAAGGAGGGCATGAAAGCAGAAAACAAGAGTAAAAACAGATACAAGAATATCCTCCCCT TTGACACGACACGAGTTGTAATTCGAGATGTAGATCCAGATGTTCCCGGTTCAGACTACATTAACGCCAACTACATTCGA GGCTCGCATGAAGAAGGCCGccaggtggaggaggagaaatTCTTCATTGCCACCCAAGGGTGCCTACAAAATACAGTTTGTGACTTCTGGAAGATGGTACATCAAGAGAACACACACGTCATTGTCATGACcacaaaggaaagagagagaggacgG AACAAATGCGTCCCTTACTGGCCCATCCTTCACGCCACAATGAAGTTTGGACAGGTGCTGGTGAGAAACATGGACGAGCGAGAGGCTCAGGATTACATCCTGAGGAAGTTGGAGGTGACCCGTCTGGACCGG AGAGAACCTCTGAGATACATCTGGCACTACCAGTACCTGAGCTGGCCGGACCACGGAGTTCCCAATGAGCCCGGAGGGGTCCTTTGGTTTCTTGAGGAGATCAACCGGACCCAGAGGACCATTCCAGAATCTGGGCCCATTGTCGTCCACTGCAG CGCTGGAATCGGCAGGACTGGCACCATTATTGTCATTGACATCCTCATTGATATTATCAACCGCCAAG GCCTTGATTGTGATATTGACATCCCGAAGACCATCCAGAGAGTACGGCAGCAGAGGTCCGGCATGGTGCAGACAGAGGCTCAGTACAAGTTCATCTACATGGCCGTGCAGCAGTACATAGACACCGCCCAGAAGAGACTGGAGGAAGAGCAG AGGAGTAAGACGAAGGAGCGAGAGTATTCCAACATCAAATATCCGCCGATGGCCAATTCAAGGTCCAAACTTAACATGGCATCGTCACGCTCGTCGTCCGT AATGACAAACGACGATTCTTCAAGTGTGTATGAGAACATCAACTTTAAAAGTCCGCAGACGTCCTTCAGCAGTAACACCAGGAGGTAA
- the LOC133169174 gene encoding RING finger protein 223 has translation MEQSVQIWHMQAEHHEAASEPQKRMSVANQLECPICYSTYDNVFKTPKLLECTHTFCLECLSRLMAISPGEQEGADRGTLQLFCPFCRQNTDLPEGGPPSLPSNHEMLHNLPGHQQREEPVWLDGEKLCYKSNRPASDSLSALCICIDIGADKGGSAPAQTPPQNLGRLDRLADWKRMMLFVMLMVLLIIVVLWPLQCVFSTGNMRCMNRPNLTASTATTRPSFEALSVTARLSN, from the coding sequence ATGGAACAATCCGTGCAGATTTGGCACATGCAGGCGGAGCACCATGAGGCAGCCAGTGAGCCCCAAAAGAGGATGTCTGTGGCGAACCAGCTGGAGTGCCCTATCTGCTACAGCACCTACGACAACGTCTTCAAGACGCCAAAGTTGTTAGAGTGCACCCACACTTTCTGCCTGGAGTGTCTCTCCCGCCTCATGGCGATCTCGCCGGGTGAGCAAGAAGGCGCCGATCGGGGGACATTGCAGCTCTTTTGCCCTTTCTGCCGCCAAAACACAGATTTGCCTGAGGGGGGACCCCCGTCTCTGCCCAGCAACCATGAAATGCTGCACAATTTGCCGGGCCACCAGCAGCGGGAGGAGCCCGTGTGGCTGGACGGGGAAAAGTTGTGTTACAAAAGCAACAGGCCGGCATCCGATAGCCTCTCGGCCTTGTGCATCTGCATTGATATTGGTGCCGACaaggggggcagtgcccccgcTCAGACCCCGCCTCAGAATTTAGGCCGGCTGGACCGGCTGGCAGACTGGAAGCGGATGATGCTCTTTGTGATGCTCATGGTGTTGCTGATCATTGTGGTGCTGTGGCCACTACAGTGTGTTTTCAGCACCGGAAACATGCGATGTATGAACCGCCCCAACCTCACCGCCAGCACCGCGACGACGCGCCCCAGTTTTGAGGCACTCAGTGTGACTGCACGTCTGTCAAATTAG